A DNA window from Deltaproteobacteria bacterium contains the following coding sequences:
- a CDS encoding class I SAM-dependent methyltransferase, with amino-acid sequence MGQNSRKVESRYDKIAKEWAEAFSGEHEKKRKDREILGRFAQKIEGRKPVRDLGCGPGNTSKYLKDLGIEISGMDLSEIMLEQAVRLHPEIHFRKGDILDLPFETDSIAGIVAFTQLFT; translated from the coding sequence ATGGGACAGAATTCAAGAAAAGTAGAGAGCCGGTACGATAAAATAGCAAAAGAATGGGCGGAAGCCTTTTCCGGTGAACATGAGAAGAAAAGGAAAGACCGGGAAATTCTCGGCAGGTTTGCGCAAAAAATCGAGGGCAGAAAGCCTGTCCGGGATTTGGGCTGTGGACCCGGTAATACGTCAAAATACCTGAAAGACCTCGGTATTGAAATCTCGGGAATGGACTTGTCGGAAATAATGCTGGAACAGGCCGTAAGGCTTCACCCGGAGATACACTTTAGAAAGGGGGATATTCTTGACCTCCCCTTTGAGACGGACTCAATAGCCGGTATCGTCGCATTTACGCAATTGTTCACTTGA
- a CDS encoding RidA family protein yields MNKEIIKTNNAPAAIGPYSQAVKAGGFIFLSGQIPLDPATGNVVEGGIKEQTERVMMNLEAVLKAAGAGMEAIVKTTIYLTRLSDFSTVNEIYGNYFKENPPARATVEVSSLPRGVEVEIEAVALAG; encoded by the coding sequence ATGAACAAAGAAATCATTAAGACAAATAATGCGCCGGCGGCAATCGGCCCCTATTCGCAGGCGGTAAAAGCGGGCGGATTTATTTTCCTCTCAGGCCAGATACCACTCGATCCGGCGACAGGGAACGTAGTTGAGGGAGGAATAAAGGAACAGACGGAAAGGGTAATGATGAACCTGGAGGCTGTCCTTAAAGCGGCAGGCGCAGGAATGGAAGCCATTGTAAAAACAACGATCTACCTTACCAGGCTGTCAGACTTTTCAACGGTTAACGAGATTTACGGGAATTACTTCAAAGAAAATCCCCCTGCAAGGGCCACTGTTGAAGTAAGCAGCCTCCCCAGGGGGGTAGAAGTTGAGATTGAAGCAGTCGCTCTGGCCGGTTAA
- a CDS encoding ATP-binding protein, with translation MDDLKVLPVKKKKDEIFATPSLILNNLPHALIIIDKDLTIIMANSAVEKLLGYCEEELKGKGFGDIVHDSSINSADFMDKLISGVALNNYPIACIKKNGKKIAIDFNGSSMRDGEGGLIGMILIMNEMRSIDQLTYKLECALKESEEKSKQIAYLYNNVEIANLELEEKNRALNESRNELEIKVKERTKDLEKTKDDIEVAYKELQQAQFQLLQSEKMACVGQLAAGVAHEINNPIAFINSNLGSLREYLSDMKGFIEKIESILPVAEKSAHSELSAQAKEIVDFKGKVNFDFIMADLSNIIEESIDGTNRVREIVENLKEFSHIDEAKLIFADINKGIESTLNIVKNEIKYVATVRKELGEIPRIRCYPQQLNQVFMNLLVNAAQAIENEGEIAIRTTTKGESVFVEISDTGQGIAEEKMGKIFEPFFTTKPVGVGTGLGLSMSFNIIKNHGGNISVKSEVGKGTTFTVELPIEGVKAGKQAVCEGG, from the coding sequence ATGGATGATTTAAAGGTTTTACCTGTTAAAAAAAAGAAGGATGAAATATTTGCAACACCCTCCCTTATTCTCAATAATCTTCCCCATGCGCTTATTATTATAGATAAGGACCTCACCATTATCATGGCAAATAGCGCGGTCGAGAAACTGCTGGGTTACTGTGAAGAGGAACTGAAGGGAAAAGGTTTCGGGGATATTGTCCATGATAGCAGTATTAACTCTGCCGATTTTATGGATAAACTGATTTCAGGGGTGGCTCTTAATAATTATCCCATTGCATGTATCAAGAAAAACGGTAAAAAAATCGCTATTGATTTTAACGGCTCTTCCATGCGGGACGGGGAAGGGGGCCTTATTGGAATGATTTTGATTATGAACGAGATGAGAAGTATCGACCAGCTTACCTATAAACTTGAATGTGCCCTCAAGGAATCTGAAGAAAAGAGCAAGCAGATTGCCTATCTTTATAATAACGTGGAAATTGCCAACCTTGAACTTGAAGAAAAAAACAGGGCCCTTAATGAGAGCAGAAATGAACTTGAAATCAAGGTAAAGGAAAGAACGAAAGATCTTGAAAAAACAAAAGATGATATTGAAGTGGCCTATAAGGAACTTCAGCAGGCCCAGTTCCAGTTGCTGCAAAGCGAAAAGATGGCCTGTGTCGGTCAGCTTGCTGCCGGTGTTGCCCATGAGATCAATAATCCCATTGCCTTTATCAACAGCAATCTTGGTTCACTCCGTGAATATTTAAGTGATATGAAGGGGTTTATTGAAAAGATTGAAAGTATCCTGCCTGTGGCTGAAAAAAGCGCTCATAGCGAATTGTCTGCCCAGGCAAAGGAGATTGTCGACTTTAAGGGTAAGGTAAACTTCGATTTCATTATGGCAGACCTTTCAAATATTATTGAAGAATCCATCGACGGCACAAACAGGGTCAGGGAAATTGTGGAGAACCTGAAGGAGTTTTCACATATTGACGAAGCCAAACTTATCTTTGCTGATATTAACAAGGGGATTGAAAGCACCCTTAATATCGTAAAGAATGAAATTAAATATGTGGCGACGGTAAGGAAGGAGCTTGGAGAAATACCCCGGATCAGGTGCTATCCCCAGCAACTGAACCAGGTTTTTATGAATCTGCTGGTAAATGCGGCCCAGGCCATAGAGAATGAAGGTGAGATAGCTATAAGGACGACCACTAAGGGGGAAAGTGTTTTTGTGGAGATCAGCGATACAGGGCAGGGCATTGCGGAAGAAAAAATGGGAAAGATATTTGAGCCCTTTTTTACGACAAAACCTGTCGGTGTAGGGACAGGCCTGGGCTTGAGCATGTCATTCAATATAATCAAGAATCACGGCGGCAATATTTCTGTAAAAAGTGAGGTAGGCAAGGGGACGACCTTTACCGTCGAGCTGCCCATTGAGGGTGTTAAAGCGGGGAAACAGGCAGTTTGTGAAGGCGGGTAA
- a CDS encoding metallophosphoesterase produces MEQADSERYIFISDLHLGDNNSYRPDKQGAYPYGWTNKHVVELENFLTELDQHEETSGTGEVMIVGDLVDTWVCPSALNPPSFDDVLSAEHNSGVISALNRVASQKKLKYIPGNHDMLIKRETLLKYISGLEVVGNATGHVKFYDGLLVAEHGHEYCLFNAVDTWSRHNGHLPMGIFMAQLAAVGTYEKNDKPDYLEILEKFVKSFSPNKDFAKQVLNAIRNYEIKDVGAVATDPFLMNNMDGLGAEVSYDEVINVFGDIYDQWDKCSGSGIPATLAAAGDGGILRPAAELKYLIPGHAKIAIFGHTHKYEVKRGYVGAEDSENAPHEASRASVIYGNCGTWIDSRNCNFIVTEKCTVKDENRIYLRGYEYTFSREKRKGAISGPLDEAYVVV; encoded by the coding sequence ATGGAACAGGCTGATAGCGAGAGGTATATCTTTATAAGTGATTTGCATTTGGGAGATAATAACAGTTACCGGCCCGATAAGCAAGGCGCCTATCCTTATGGGTGGACCAACAAGCATGTTGTGGAGCTGGAAAATTTCCTGACTGAGCTGGATCAGCATGAGGAGACGTCCGGCACCGGGGAGGTAATGATCGTCGGTGATCTTGTGGATACCTGGGTTTGCCCCTCAGCGTTGAATCCACCGTCATTTGATGATGTGCTGAGTGCTGAGCACAATAGCGGTGTTATTTCGGCGCTCAACAGGGTGGCCTCTCAGAAGAAGCTTAAGTACATTCCCGGCAATCACGATATGCTCATCAAAAGGGAGACGCTCCTTAAATATATTTCAGGCCTGGAGGTGGTGGGCAATGCTACCGGCCATGTGAAGTTTTATGACGGTCTTCTTGTGGCTGAGCACGGTCATGAGTATTGTCTGTTTAATGCCGTTGATACCTGGTCAAGGCATAATGGGCATCTTCCGATGGGGATTTTTATGGCCCAGCTTGCGGCCGTTGGCACTTACGAGAAAAATGATAAGCCCGACTATCTGGAAATACTCGAGAAGTTCGTAAAAAGCTTCTCCCCCAATAAAGACTTTGCCAAACAAGTGCTTAACGCCATCAGGAATTATGAAATCAAGGATGTCGGTGCCGTTGCAACGGATCCTTTTCTCATGAATAACATGGATGGTTTGGGAGCGGAGGTATCCTATGACGAGGTCATAAATGTTTTCGGCGATATCTATGACCAGTGGGATAAATGTTCAGGGTCGGGAATCCCTGCAACGCTGGCCGCTGCCGGCGACGGTGGTATATTAAGGCCGGCGGCGGAGCTTAAGTACCTTATCCCCGGCCATGCGAAAATTGCCATATTCGGTCATACCCATAAGTATGAGGTTAAAAGGGGGTATGTCGGCGCAGAGGACAGCGAAAATGCCCCTCATGAAGCATCCCGGGCATCTGTCATATACGGGAACTGCGGTACATGGATAGATTCCAGGAACTGTAACTTCATCGTAACCGAAAAATGCACGGTGAAAGATGAAAACCGTATTTACCTGCGGGGCTATGAATACACCTTCTCCAGGGAGAAACGGAAGGGCGCTATATCAGGCCCGCTGGATGAGGCTTATGTTGTTGTTTGA
- the rpmB gene encoding 50S ribosomal protein L28 → MAKVCEICGKGRMVGNNVSHAHNKTKSAWQVNLQTVRAVVDGTVKKIKVCTRCIRSGAVTKAA, encoded by the coding sequence ATGGCAAAGGTATGTGAAATTTGTGGAAAAGGCCGCATGGTTGGCAACAACGTCAGTCATGCTCATAATAAGACAAAAAGCGCCTGGCAGGTTAACCTTCAGACGGTAAGAGCCGTTGTAGACGGCACGGTGAAAAAGATCAAGGTTTGTACCCGCTGTATCAGGTCAGGCGCTGTAACCAAGGCCGCTTAA